From a region of the Streptomyces venezuelae genome:
- a CDS encoding DUF6882 domain-containing protein encodes MITRFGDAFLNETERHSAWGAAQLETLTSFLPEGPWTADLETCAYRQGGLELRVSVLGTFDLEEGTWMWGWANPGLRGTEVVALAAAVERYGRKQGIPEFTEETLDLSGFADPWRAAETLAFAGMGVAGAPGYIGAPAGPTTRIYFLPDDPQVPRAALDPVTLPRTLVTGAGLLGHSPRSVVTGYFDHHGVPVDEAGDLVTALLPGGSAVRIGFDAVGRISEVSLTAGP; translated from the coding sequence ATGATCACGAGATTCGGCGACGCGTTCCTGAACGAGACCGAGCGGCACAGCGCCTGGGGAGCCGCCCAGCTCGAAACCCTGACCTCCTTCCTGCCCGAGGGGCCCTGGACAGCGGACCTGGAGACCTGCGCCTACCGCCAGGGCGGGCTCGAACTGCGCGTCTCGGTCCTGGGGACCTTCGACCTGGAAGAGGGGACCTGGATGTGGGGCTGGGCCAACCCGGGCCTGCGCGGCACCGAGGTCGTCGCCCTCGCGGCCGCGGTCGAGCGCTACGGCAGGAAGCAGGGCATCCCCGAGTTCACCGAGGAGACCCTGGACCTGTCGGGCTTCGCGGACCCCTGGCGTGCGGCGGAGACCCTGGCGTTCGCCGGGATGGGCGTGGCAGGGGCCCCCGGCTACATCGGTGCCCCGGCCGGGCCCACCACGCGGATCTACTTCCTGCCGGACGACCCGCAGGTCCCCCGGGCCGCCCTGGACCCCGTCACCCTGCCCCGGACCCTGGTCACCGGAGCCGGGCTCCTCGGGCACTCCCCGCGAAGCGTCGTCACCGGCTACTTCGACCACCACGGCGTACCGGTGGACGAGGCCGGAGACCTGGTCACGGCCCTGCTCCCCGGCGGGAGCGCGGTACGGATCGGGTTCGACGCCGTCGGCCGCATCTCCGAGGTGAGCCTGACCGCGGGCCCCTGA
- a CDS encoding HIT family protein, with amino-acid sequence MLAAMTTQPEQQIGVGTQDAFQRLWTPHRMAYIQGENKPTGPEAGDGCPFCGIPEMSDQDGLVVARGRHVYAVLNLYPYNGGHLMVVPYRHVADYTELDGPETAELADLTKRAMVALRKASGAHGFNIGMNQGAAAGAGIAAHLHQHIVPRWGGDTNFMPVVGHTKVLPQLLADTRQMLADAWPVD; translated from the coding sequence ATGCTTGCCGCCATGACGACTCAGCCGGAGCAGCAGATCGGTGTGGGCACGCAGGACGCGTTCCAGCGACTGTGGACGCCCCACCGGATGGCCTACATCCAGGGGGAGAACAAGCCGACCGGCCCGGAGGCCGGGGACGGCTGTCCCTTCTGCGGGATTCCGGAGATGTCCGACCAGGACGGCCTGGTCGTCGCGCGCGGCCGGCACGTGTACGCGGTGCTGAACCTCTACCCGTACAACGGCGGCCACCTGATGGTCGTCCCGTACCGGCACGTCGCCGACTACACGGAGCTGGACGGGCCGGAGACGGCAGAGCTCGCCGACCTCACCAAGCGGGCGATGGTCGCGCTGCGCAAGGCCTCGGGCGCGCACGGATTCAACATCGGCATGAACCAGGGCGCGGCCGCCGGTGCCGGCATCGCCGCGCACCTGCACCAGCACATCGTGCCCCGCTGGGGCGGGGACACGAACTTCATGCCGGTCGTGGGACACACCAAGGTGCTGCCCCAACTCCTGGCGGACACCCGTCAGATGCTCGCGGACGCCTGGCCCGTCGACTAG
- a CDS encoding DUF1992 domain-containing protein, with protein sequence MTERKPPGVSVESFVDRQIREATERGEFEDLPGWGKPLASLDAPYDELWWIKGKMHREGFAVLPPALALRKEAEDALEKARAARSERQVRDILTEINEKIAAALRMPPPGPPLGLTEFDVEAEVRTWRRDHRDPA encoded by the coding sequence GTGACCGAGCGCAAACCGCCTGGCGTCAGCGTCGAGTCCTTCGTGGACCGGCAGATCCGGGAGGCCACCGAGCGCGGCGAGTTCGAGGACCTGCCGGGCTGGGGCAAGCCGCTGGCCTCGCTGGACGCGCCCTACGACGAGCTGTGGTGGATCAAGGGCAAGATGCACCGCGAGGGCTTCGCCGTCCTGCCGCCGGCGCTCGCGCTGCGCAAGGAGGCCGAGGACGCCCTGGAGAAGGCCCGGGCCGCCCGCTCCGAGCGCCAGGTACGGGACATCCTCACGGAGATCAACGAGAAGATCGCGGCGGCCCTGCGCATGCCTCCGCCGGGCCCGCCCCTGGGCCTGACGGAGTTCGACGTCGAGGCCGAGGTGCGGACCTGGCGCCGGGACCACCGGGACCCGGCCTGA